The proteins below come from a single Bartonella schoenbuchensis R1 genomic window:
- a CDS encoding LON peptidase substrate-binding domain-containing protein codes for MKAGNIYYNCENDLPKQIALFPLEGALLLPGGFLSLNIFEPSTLEMVEDVMASNRLLGMIQPLSSDIDSLSKQLYKIGCIGRITNYNETGNGRLFIVLQGICRFTLEQELMNTKSYRVAIIRSNTKDLQESDVSENINRENLLSTVEHYLTIHEMEHHWNSIIQTPTSVLVDTLSILIPFAPAEKQALLEAPDIASRAQTLLALTERSLMKEKGTYNRLN; via the coding sequence ATGAAAGCTGGCAATATCTATTATAATTGTGAAAATGATTTGCCAAAGCAGATTGCTCTTTTTCCCTTAGAAGGTGCATTGTTGTTACCGGGTGGTTTTCTATCACTTAATATTTTTGAACCAAGTACTCTTGAAATGGTTGAAGACGTTATGGCATCCAATCGTCTATTAGGAATGATTCAACCACTTTCATCAGATATAGATAGCTTATCTAAACAACTTTATAAAATAGGATGTATCGGTCGTATTACAAATTACAATGAAACCGGTAATGGACGACTCTTCATTGTGCTTCAGGGAATTTGCCGTTTCACTTTAGAGCAAGAATTGATGAACACAAAATCTTATAGGGTTGCTATTATTCGATCAAATACGAAAGATCTGCAAGAATCTGATGTTTCAGAAAACATTAACCGAGAAAATTTATTAAGCACTGTTGAGCATTATCTAACTATCCATGAAATGGAACATCATTGGAATAGTATTATACAAACGCCTACATCTGTATTAGTGGATACTCTCTCAATTCTTATACCTTTTGCACCTGCAGAAAAACAAGCCTTGTTAGAAGCGCCAGACATTGCAAGCCGTGCTCAAACTCTTCTTGCTTTAACTGAGCGTTCACTGATGAAAGAAAAAGGAACATATAATCGTTTAAATTAA
- a CDS encoding Trm112 family protein → MITDPKMLELLVCPITGGTLSLNRKTQELISLKAKLAYPIRDGVPIMLASEARSLQPNEK, encoded by the coding sequence ATGATTACTGATCCCAAAATGCTTGAATTGCTTGTTTGTCCAATTACAGGAGGAACACTTTCTTTAAATCGAAAAACACAAGAGTTGATTTCACTTAAAGCAAAATTGGCTTATCCTATTCGTGATGGTGTTCCTATTATGCTTGCTTCAGAAGCTCGTTCTTTACAACCAAATGAAAAATAA